A part of Gossypium hirsutum isolate 1008001.06 chromosome A07, Gossypium_hirsutum_v2.1, whole genome shotgun sequence genomic DNA contains:
- the LOC107956525 gene encoding putative phytosulfokines 6 — MKQSFLFTALLLFFLILISSSHLSARFLENKQGKEEVELSQVTDREDFELMNQLMGVEDCDVGDDGCLKRRSISEAHLDYIYTQHRKP; from the exons ATGAAGCAAAGCTTTCTTTTTACtgctcttcttctcttctttctaaTTCTAATTTCCTCTTCTCATTTATCCGCTCGTTTCTTGGAAAACAAACAAG GAAAAGAAGAGGTAGAGCTTAGTCAAGTTACAGATAGGGAGGACTTTGAACTAATGAAT CAACTAATGGGGGTGGAAGATTGTGATGTAGGAGATGATGGGTGCTTGAAGAGAAGATCAATCTCAGAGGCTCATTTGGACTACATTTACACCCAGCATCGAAAGCCTTGA